The Arachis hypogaea cultivar Tifrunner chromosome 19, arahy.Tifrunner.gnm2.J5K5, whole genome shotgun sequence genome has a window encoding:
- the LOC112776557 gene encoding putative F-box/FBD/LRR-repeat protein At5g22670, whose amino-acid sequence MHRNGREKGEGKVESSFSICDLPDAILQLIISSLPTKEAIQTSILSKRWEHLWRDISKIELKEGKPEERQQFMQFVTGLLVACNCSILEKFSLSCKVGKDASRVNEWLCSFINPKIQELCLHLEEIEEPLVFPDQLFTCATLTKFKLDMLHVLKLPSSVHFRCLRTLTLSNIILPDSSSAQQLFYGCPALEDLSLINCNLKNVRAVCIYSPLLRRIYIQENEDNMLYDEDDYEIGLLSDTIRCKVLIVGPNLKSFTYHGDGMNDFFLYYSTVIDASIQVNYVWYVASGDFTFRFLNMLPNVEKLSISGDSIEALSERMSFRLPLFCNLGELDLNLGKPIKLFNGYEELLTLLRNSPCLRVLRFQGAVSLDKRDANCIFDPLPVCFSTTLKTIEISGITGKEEELFAIEILLQAASVLDKLCIKCYWFSFDLNDKGIGLKRSEELYKHILKYPKRSKDCEIELEYS is encoded by the exons ATGCATCGCAATGGAAGGGAAAAGGGAGAGGGAAAAGTTGAGAGCAGCTTCAGTATATGTGATCTACCAGATGCGATTCTCCAGCTTATCATATCCTCCCTTCCCACAAAAGAAGCAATTCAAACGAGTATACTCTCCAAAAGATGGGAGCATCTATGGAGGGATATCTCCAAGATTGAGTTGAAAGAGGGAAAACCCGAGGAAAGGCAGCAATTCATGCAATTTGTGACCGGATTGCTTGTAGCTTGTAATTGCTCCATTCTTGAGAAGTTTTCTCTGTCATGCAAGGTTGGTAAGGATGCTTCTCGGGTTAATGAGTGGCTATGTAGTTTCATCAACCCTAAGATTCAAGAACTATGTCTTCACCTTGAAGAGATTGAGGAACCATTGGTCTTCCCTGACCAACTGTTTACCTGTGCCACATTGACAAAGTTTAAATTGGATATGCTGCATGTCTTGAAGCTTCCTTCTTCCGTTCATTTTCGGTGCCTTCGGACTTTGACTTTGTCTAACATTATACTCCCTGATAGTTCTTCAGCACAACAGCTTTTCTATGGTTGCCCAGCCTTGGAGGATTTGTCCCTAATCAATTGCAATTTGAAGAATGTTCGAGCTGTTTGTATTTATTCTCCCTTGCTTCGACGGATTTATATACAGGAGAATGAAGATAATATGTTGTATGATGAGGATGATTATGAGATAGGTCTTCTGAGTGATACAATTCGCTGCAAAGTACTGATTGTTGGACCTAATCTGAAGTCATTTACTTATCACGGCGATGGAATGAACgattttttcttatattattcaACCGTGATTGATGCCTCAATTCAGGTTAATTACGTCTGGTATGTAGCTTCAGGCGATTTCACGTTCAGATTTCTCAACATGCTCCCAAATGTGGAGAAGCTTTCTATATCTGGGGATTCTATTGAG GCACTCAGCGAAAGGATGTCTTTCAGACTACCTTTATTTTGTAATTTGGGTGAACTAGATTTGAACCTAGGCAAGCCCATAAAgttgttcaatgggtatgaagaATTACTGACACTATTGCGAAACTCGCCCTGTCTTCGGGTTCTTAGATTTCAG GGAGCAGTTTCGCTTGATAAACGGGATGCAAATTGTATATTTGATCCCTTGCCTGTGTGTTTTAGTACAACCCTGAAGACGATTGAGATCAGTGGCATTACTGGGAAAGAAGAAGAACTATTTGCAATAGAAATATTGTTGCAAGCGGCATCAGTGTTGGATAAACTTTGTATTAAGTGTTATTGGTTTTCGTTTGATTTGAATGACAAGGGTATAGGATTAAAAAGGTCAGAGGAGTTGTACAAGCATATCTTAAAGTATCCTAAGAGGTCAAAGGATTGTGAGATAGAACTTGAGTATAGTTGA
- the LOC112779199 gene encoding mitogen-activated protein kinase kinase kinase 3 has translation MKDFLGSVRQSFVFRTPPPATATTDEDGLFAGIVDRISSTIRKSRVGLFSQPRLKHPRLPSPPTPPKCSDDAPPFRWRKGELIGSGAFGRVYMGMNLDSGELIAVKQVLIAPGCASKKNTQANNIRELEEEVKLLKNLKHPNIVRYLGTAREEDSLNILLEFVPGGSISSLLGKFGSFPEPVIKMYTKQLLLGLEYLHDNGIIHRDIKGANILVDNKGCIKLADFGASKKVVELATINGTKSIKGTPHWMSPEVILQTGHTISTDIWSVACTVIEMATGKPPWSQQYPQEASALYYIGSTKSHPPIPEYLSAEAQDFLLKCFHKEPDLRPSASDLLLHPFISCNYRESHSMLCSSIRDSCNATHEKKPRDFLDSVRGSTCTGVKDVCQLDSIRLSTMCSENFLNADYYQRADSNDDDICQIHDEDDFLVDTSVKPKSLSTSEDIKSFNPMCEPVDDWPCKFDEDLNLKESRMNLSSAQAANETRTGAEPYPDVKDKFSFSCEHLGDEDDDEVTESKIKAFLDEKAFELKKLQTPLFEEFLSVSNAAIAPIAIAPSNDVSKIPNATSQGRSPSHARRRLSMAGSASVSSSKSHNKYQPQLGGAPNQPLQEIQPSDLNESKETLHEAQPGSFSVKASFSERQRKWKEELVKRKWKEDLFKEMDFKREIWRKAGLGGKITSPKDREFYGD, from the exons ATGAAGGATTTCTTGGGTTCCGTTCGCCAATCCTTTGTCTTCAGAACTCCACCGCCAGCCACCGCCACCACCGACGAAGATGGACTATTCGCCGGAATCGTCGACCGGATCAGCTCCACCATCCGCAAGTCCCGCGTCGGACTCTTCTCTCAGCCCCGCCTCAAGCATCCCCGTCTTCCTTCGCCGCCGACACCTCCCAAGTGCTCCGACGACGCCCCTCCTTTCCGGTGGCGGAAGGGCGAATTGATCGGCAGCGGCGCCTTCGGTCGAGTGTACATGGGCATGAATCTCGACTCTGGCGAGCTTATTGCTGTCAAACAG GTTTTGATTGCGCCTGGTTGCGCTTCAAAGAAGAATACTCAG GCTAATAATATTCGGGAGCTTGAAGAAGAAGTGAAGCTTCTCAAGAATCTTAAGCATCCAAACATTGTT AGATACTTGGGAACCGCTAGAGAGGAGGATTCCTTAAATATTCTACTGGAGTTTGTTCCCGGTGGGTCTATCTCTTCGCTCCTTGGGAAATTTGGATCATTCCCTGAGCCA GTTATCAAAATGTATACAAAACAGCTTCTACTGGGCCTTGAATACCTTCATGATAACGGGATTATTCACAGAGATATTAAG GGTGCAAACATTCTAGTTGATAACAAAGGGTGCATCAAACTAGCGGACTTCGGTGCATCCAAAAAAGTTGTTGAACTG GCAACTATAAATGGTACGAAGTCAATAAAGGGTACGCCGCATTGGATGTCTCCTGAAGTCATTTTACAGACAGGACATACAAT CTCTACTGACATATGGAGTGTTGCATGCACTGTGATAGAGATGGCCACAGGGAAACCTCCATGGAGTCAACAGTATCCTCAGGAG GCTTCTGCTCTTTACTACATTGGTTCAACTAAATCTCATCCACCCATACCTGAATATCTGTCTGCCGAGGCACAGGACTTTTTGCTGAAATGCTTCCACAA GGAACCAGATCTGAGGCCTTCTGCATCAGACTTGCTACTG CATCCTTTCATCTCCTGCAATTACCGCGAGTCTCATTCGATGTTATGCAGTTCAATCAGG GACTCTTGCAATGCAACACATGAGAAGAAACCTAGAGACTT TTTGGATTCTGTTCGGGGATCAACCTGCACAGGCGTGAAGGATGTCTGTCAACTGGATAGCATAAGACTCTCAACTATGTGTTCTGAAAATTTTCTAAATGCAGATTACTACCAGAGAGCTGACAGCAATGATGATGACATATGTCAGATACATGATGAAGATGATTTTTTAGTTGACACATCAGTAAAACCAAAATCTCTATCTACTTCTGAAGATATAAAG AGTTTCAATCCAATGTGTGAACCTGTGGATGACTGGCCTTGCAAGTTTGATGAAGATCTAAATTTAAAGGAAAGCAGAATGAACTTGTCTTCAGCTCAAGCTGCTAATGAAACTAGGACAGGTGCTGAACCATATCCTGACGTGAAGGATAAATTCTCATTTTCATGTGAGCATTTAggagatgaagatgatgatgaagttACCGAGTCCAAAATTAAAGCCTTCCTGGATGAGAAG GCCTTTGAACTGAAGAAACTCCAAACACCTCTTTTTGAAGAATTCCTTAGTGTTTCAAATGCAGCCATTGCACCTATTGCAATTGCACCAAGTAATGATGTTTCGAAAATCCCAAATGCAACATCACAGGGTAGATCTCCTAGTCATGCTAGGAGACGATTGTCAATGGCTGGTAGTGCCAGTGTTTCAAGCAGTAAGAGTCATAACAAATATCAACCACAACTTGGTGGTGCACCGAATCAACCTTTGCAGGAAATCCAGCCTTCTGATCTTAACGAATCAAAGGAGACTCTTCATGAAGCTCAGCCAGGTTCATTCAGTGTCAA GGCGAGCTTCTCTGAGAGacaaagaaaatggaaagaagaacttgttaaaagaaaatggaaagaagatCTTTTTAAAGAGATGGACTTTAAGCGAG AGATTTGGCGTAAGGCAGGATTAGGAGGGAAGAT
- the LOC112776423 gene encoding uncharacterized GPI-anchored protein At3g06035, translated as MAPIKFPLLLSLLLSSIFLTINPVKCDDDEEDTLYDGINKYRASLNLKALTKSENADCLADKIADQFKKQPCTNTTGANTVPGTEPQFSNYPDLLSKCHLAISNTRDGIVMPACVPGLVPTKVLTNFTKSLYSDNLNDSKFTGIGIGSEDNWIVVVLTTNTPTGDFAPYSSAATNLISKIGLNHFSFLLLVASIFL; from the exons ATGGCACCAATAAAGTTCCCTTTATTGTTATCGCTTCtcctttcttccattttcttaacGATTAATCCAGTTAAATGTGATGATG ATGAAGAAGATACTCTTTATGATGGAATCAACAAGTATAGAGCATCACTGAACTTAAAAGCTCTAACAAAGAGTGAAAATGCTGATTGCCTTGCTGATAAAATAGCTGATCAATTCAAGAAGCAGCCTTGCACAAACACCACAGGTGCCAACACAGTGCCAGGCACAGAGCCTCAGTTCTCAAACTATCCTGACCTTTTGTCCAAATGCCACTTGGCCATTTCCAACACAAGGGATGGAATAGTTATGCCTGCTTGTGTTCCTGGCCTTGTTCCAACCAAGGTTCTTACAAATTTCACAAAATCTCTTTACTCAGATAATCTCAATGATTCAAAGTTCACAGGAATTGGCATTGGTTCAGAGGATAACTGGATTGTTGTTGTCTTGACCACAAACACTCCTACAGGAGACTTTGCTCCCTATAGTTCTGCTGCTACTAATTTGATTTCTAAGATTGGATTGAATCACTTCTCATTTCTCTTATTAGTTGCTAGCATTTTCCTATGA
- the LOC112776422 gene encoding peroxisomal adenine nucleotide carrier 1: protein MQLDLESLSEATSGAIGSLVSTTVLYPLDTCKTKYQAEVQAKQNRKYRRISDVLWEAISTRQVLSLYQGLGTKNVQSFVSSFIYFYGYSYFKKLYLKKTGNKNIGTVANLLVATAAGVSTIVITQPLDTASSRMQTSEFGKSKGFWKTLSEGTWGEAYDGLAISILLTTNPSIQYTAFDQLKQRILKGKMSKKTGTTKSSPEALSAFSAFVLGAVSKCAATCLTYPAIRCKVMIQAADSDDDKRTPAERKAQKTISGALYTIWRREGLLGFFNGLQAQILKTVLSSALLLMVKEKITKSTWILMLMLRRFLSVNSPKLKVA from the exons ATGCAACTTGATTTGGAATCCTTGTCAGAAGCTACTTCTGGTGCCATTGGATCCCTCGTTAGCACCACTGTGTTGTATCCACTTGATACATGCAAGACCAAGTATCAAGCTGAAGTTCAAGCTAAGCAGAACCGAAAATATAG GAGAATTTCTGATGTTTTGTGGGAAGCAATTTCTACACGCCAGGTTCTTTCATTGTACCAAGGCCTTGGTACGAAAAATGTGCAGTCCTTCGTTTCCTCgtttatttatttctatggatacAGCTACTTTAAGAAGCTATATTTGAAGAAAACTGGAAATAAGAACATTGGAACAGTAGCAAACTTGCTTGTTGCTACTGCTGCTGGCGTCTCTACAATAGTCATAACACAG CCTCTAGATACAGCATCCTCGAGGATGCAAACAAGTGAGTTTGGAAAATCTAAGGGATTTTGGAAGACTCTTTCTGAGGGTACATGGGGTGAGGCATATGATGGTCTTGCCATATCTATTCTTTTAACAACAAATCCATCTATTCAG TATACTGCATTTGATCAGCTGAAACAGAGAATACTAAAGggcaagatgagcaagaaaacagGTACAACAAAGTCATCCCCGGAAGCACTGTCTGCATTTTCCGCTTTCGTGCTGGGAGCAGTTTCAAAATGTGCTGCTACATGCTTGACATACCCAGCTATTAG GTGTAAGGTCATGATTCAAGCTGCAGATTCGGATGATGATAAGAGGACACCAGCCGAGAGGAAGGCACAGAAAACAATCTCGGGAGCACTATATACGATTTGGAGAAGAGAAGGCCTTTTGGGTTTCTTCAATGGATTGCAGGCACAGATACTAAAAACTGTTCTCAGCTCTGCATTGCTTCTGATGGTAAAGGAGAAGATCACAAAGTCCACATGGATTCTGATGCTCATGTTAAGAAGATTTCTGTCTGTCAATTCCCCCAAATTGAAGGTAGCTTGA
- the LOC112777650 gene encoding F-box/LRR-repeat protein At3g59190, producing MDRKRKSKKQRKGEESGTVMNICDLPDPILYHILSSLPTKDAIRTSVLSKMWQHLWKNISTIELREDYHTSEPEKRQKFMDFATKLLRDFDCSSLKKFDLICRVGKNASQVNQWLCGFINPEIEQLSLRFEQIWEPLVFPDHLFTCATLTQFGLYMKHIFKLPSSIHFQSLRMLRLVGVIFPDSSSTKNLFSGLPALEELTLIHCNLKNVKAFFISSPLLQKIKIVDKEDEEDDGLNFSNKVVIFGTNLMSFNYSGDFPNEYSLCDSASVINASIMVQVPPSPNCWDDDCMIYSRLFHLGHFVFKLLRELPNLEWLTISDDFVLALSRTRLLLKYLPFFPNLVELNLDSIDGSIDLSYSGLSAMFHNSPNLEVIRFVRGVFLPKDDATCILDCIPMCFSTDLKLIEICDFDGEEEELFAIKVLLQAASALSKLIIRSYSFQYKGEHIDRGERLDKLHQQILRYPRRSMDCEIDVEHIVIE from the exons ATGGATCGTAAAAGGAAGAGCAAGAAGCAGAGAAAGGGAGAGGAGAGTGGCACGGTCATGAACATATGTGATCTTCCTGACCCAATTCTCTATCATATCTTATCCTCTCTTCCTACAAAAGATGCAATTCGAACAAGTGTACTTTCCAAAATGTGGCAGCATCTATGGAAGAATATATCCACGATTGAGTTGAGAGAGGATTATCACACTTCTGAACCTGAAAAAAGACAGAAATTCATGGACTTTGCCACCAAATTGCTCAGAGATTTTGATTGCTCGAGTCTTAAAAAGTTTGATCTGATATGTAGAGTAGGTAAGAATGCTTCTCAGGTTAATCAGTGGCTATGTGGTTTCATCAACCCTGAGATTGAACAATTATCTCTTCGCTTTGAACAAATTTGGGAACCTTTGGTCTTCCCTGACCACCTGTTTACCTGTGCAACACTGACACAATTTGGATTGTATATGAAGCATATTTTCAAGCTTCCTTCTTCCATTCATTTTCAATCCCTTCGGATGTTGAGGTTGGTTGGTGTTATATTCCCTGATAGTTCTTCAACGAAAAATCTTTTCTCTGGTTTGCCAGCCTTGGAGGAGTTGACCCTAATTCATTGCAATTTGAAGAATGTCAAGGCgttttttatttcttctcccttgcttcaaaaaattaaaatagtagatAAGGAAGATGAGGAAGATGATGGTCTGAATTTTTCAAACAAAGTAGTGATCTTCGGAACAAATTTGATGTCATTTAATTATTCTGGTGACTTCCCAAATGAATATTCATTATGTGATTCAGCCTCAGTGATTAACGCATCTATTATGGTTCAAGTACCTCCTTCTCCCAATTGTTGGGATGACGATTGCATGATTTACAGTCGTCTGTTCCATTTAGGCCATTTCGTGTTCAAACTTCTCAGAGAACTCCCAAATCTGGAGTGGCTTACCATCTCTGACGACTTTGTTTTG GCTCTCAGCAGAACAAGATTACTACTTAAATATCTACCTTTTTTTCCTAATTTGGTTGAACTAAATTTGGACTCAATCGACGGGTCCATAGATTTGTCCTACTCAGGATTATCGGCCATGTTCCATAACTCGCCCAATCTCGAGGTTATTAGATTTGTG AGAGGGGTGTTTCTACCTAAAGATGATGCAACCTGCATATTGGATTGCATACCTATGTGCTTTAGTACTGACCTTAAGTTAATTGAGATCTGTGACTTTGatggggaagaagaagagttaTTTGCAATAAAAGTTTTGTTGCAAGCAGCATCAGCATTGAGTAAACTTATTATCCGGAGTTATTCCTTTCAGTATAAAGGTGAACATATTGATAGAGGAGAGAGGTTAGATAAGTTGCACCAGCAGATCTTAAGGTATCCGAGGAGGTCAATGGATTGCGAGATAGATGTTGAGCATATTGTAATCGAGTGA
- the LOC140172886 gene encoding F-box/LRR-repeat protein At3g26922-like gives MDLEKKRKKQCKGKGKGEGNVESSFSICDLPDVILQLIISSLPTKEAIQTSILSKRWKHLWRDISKIELEDGKPEERQQFMHFVTRLLVACDCSSLEKFSLTCNVDKDASRVNEWLCGFINPKIQELCLCLYGIEEPLVFPDQLFTCATLTNFELDMQHDFNLPSSVHFRCLRTLTLSNIIFPDSSSAQQLFSGCPALEDLYLINCDLRNVQSVCIYSPLLRKIHIREDKDGMLDEDHDEIDGCRVLIVGTNLKSFTYDGDCMNEYFLYRSTLVIDASIQVLPPEYYWVREETWQISSGKFTFRLLKSLPNVEKLSMSETSIMTLSRTSLLGQLPLFGNLAVLEFDPFSSIELSYKALLTLLRNSPCLQVLRFQGGVSQPKDDANCIFNPLPVCFSTTLKTIEIGGISEEEELFAIKILLQAASVLDKLRIQCYWRLFNRHDRRIGLKRSKEFCKQILKYPKSSMNCEIEFEYY, from the exons ATGGATCTTGAGAAGAAGCGCAAAAAGCAGtgcaagggaaagggaaagggagAGGGAAATGTTGAGAGCAGCTTCAGTATATGTGATCTACCTGATGTGATTCTCCAGCTTATCATATCCTCCCTTCCCACAAAAGAAGCAATTCAAACGAGTATACTCTCCAAAAGATGGAAGCATCTATGGAGGGATATCTCCAAGATTGAGTTGGAAGACGGAAAACCCGAGGAAAGGCAGCAATTCATGCACTTTGTGACCAGATTGCTTGTAGCTTGTGATTGCTCCAGTCTTGAGAAGTTCTCTCTGACATGTAATGTTGATAAGGATGCTTCTCGGGTTAATGAGTGGCTATGTGGTTTCATCAACCCTAAGATTCAAGAACTATGTCTTTGTCTTTATGGGATTGAGGAACCATTGGTCTTCCCTGACCAACTGTTTACCTGTGCCACATTGACAAACTTTGAATTGGATATGCAGCATGACTTCAACCTTCCTTCTTCCGTTCATTTTCGGTGCCTTCGGACTTTGACTTTGTCTAACATTATATTCCCTGATAGTTCTTCAGCACAACAGCTTTTCTCTGGCTGCCCAGCCTTGGAGGATTTGTACCTAATCAATTGCGATTTGAGGAATGTCCAATCTGTTTGTATTTATTCTCCTTTGCTTCGAAAGATTCATATACGGGAGGACAAAGATGGTATGCTGgatgaagatcatgatgagatAGATGGTTGCAGAGTACTGATTGTTGGAACTAATCTGAAGTCATTCACTTATGACGGCGATTGTATGAATGAATATTTCTTATATCGTTCAACCTTGGTGATTGATGCCTCCATTCAGGTGCTACCTCCTGAATATTATTGGGTCAGAGAGGAGACCTGGCAAATCTCTTCAGGCAAATTCACGTTCAGACTTCTCAAAAGTCTCCCAAATGTGGAGAAGCTTTCTATGTCTGAGACTTCTATTATG ACACTCAGTAGAACATCTTTACTCGGGCAACTACCTTTATTTGGTAATTTGGCTGTCCTAGAATTCGACCCATTCTCGTCCATAGAGCTGTCCTATAAAGCATTACTGACGCTATTGCGAAACTCGCCCTGTCTTCAAGTTCTTAGATTTCAG GGAGGGGTGTCTCAGCCTAAAGACGATGCAAATTGTATATTCAATCCCTTGCCTGTGTGTTTTAGCACAACCCTGAAGACGATTGAGATCGGTGGCATCTCCGAGGAAGAAGAGTTATTTGCAATAAAAATATTGTTGCAAGCAGCATCAGTGTTGGATAAACTTCGTATTCAGTGTTATTGGCGTTTGTTTAACAGGCATGACAGGCGTATAGGATTAAAGAGGTCAAAGGAGTTCTGCAAGCAGATCTTAAAGTATCCTAAGAGCTCAATGAATTGTGAGATAGAATTCGAATATTATTGA